Below is a window of Numenius arquata chromosome 28, bNumArq3.hap1.1, whole genome shotgun sequence DNA.
CTTGAGGACCAACTAAGGACTGGGAGATGATGACTGGGGAACCAGTTAAGGACTGCAGAACCAGTTAAGGACTGGTGGACAAGGACTTGGGGACCAACTAAGGACTGGGAGATGACGACTGGGGAACCAGTTAAGGACTGCAGAACCAGTTAAGGACCAGGGGACCCAGTTAAGGACTGGTGGACAAGGACTTGGGGACCAGCTAAGGACTGGGAGATGACGACTGGGGAACCAGTTCAAGACCTGGGAACCCAACTGGGATCAGGGACAAGGACTCAGGGACCAGTTAAGGGCCGGGGACCCAGTTAAGGACCACGACTGGGGACCCAGTTAAGGCATGAGGTACCCAGTTAAGGACAAGCAGAGCCAGTTAAGGGCTGAGGGAACAAGGACTGGGGACCCAGTAAAGGACAAGGGGACCAGTTAAGGACTGGGAGACAACTGGGGAACCAGCTGGGGACTGAGGAACAACTGGGGAACAAGCTAAGGACCAGGGGATCAGGACTGGGAGACCAGTTAAGGAACAAGGACTGGTGAACCAGTTAAGGATGAGGGACGAGGACTGGGGACCCAGTTAGGGACTGAGATGACAACTGGGCAACCAGTTAGGGACCGAGGAACTAGTTAAGAACGAGGACTGGGGGACCAGTTAAGGACTAGGACTGGGGGACCCAGTTAAGGAACGAGGAACAAGGACTGGGGGCCCAGTTAAGGGCTGGGGGACGTGGACTGGGGAACCCAGTTAGGGACTGGGGGACCCAGTTAAGGACCAGGCAACCAGGACTGGGGGACCCAGTTAAGGGCTGGGGGACAAGGACTGGGGAACCCCGTTAGGGACTGGGGGACAAGGACTGGGGGCCCAGTTAAGGACCAGGGGACCAGTTAAGGACCAAggaacaaggactgggagcccagTTAGGGACTGGGAGTAGCTCACATCCAGCTGGAGCTCCACACGGTTGATCTCCTCGTTGGCCTGGTTgaggtgctccagctcctcctgggggTGACACCAAACACGGGGTGAGGGAGaaggaccccccccaaatccactctgctccctcccccccccccccaaaaatgggggggggaactgggaaaaAGTGCCCTTCTTCACCCACTCCTCACCTGTATCCTGGGatccagctcttcctcctcctcctcttcctcctctaccACTTTTGGGGGGGTCTTGGGCTCCTCACTCTCGCATGGCCCCCCCGAAACGGCCGCCCCCGCCTCGTCCTCGCCCCCCCCCAGCTGGCCGGGAGGTGTCTGACGTCCGTCCCCCCCGTCTGTCCCccaacccagcccctcctccgcGTCCCCCATGGCGGGGTCCCCCCCGATGCGGGTGACGGCGGGTGCTGCTTCCTTTCAGGGGGGGGCCAGCATCTTAGCGGGGGGGCCATTCAGCGCCGGCCCACCCCGCGCGGAGCAAGGGGCCCTatttcatttgggggggggggggaggaagggggttgGGGGGCGCCCCCCACCCCTGGCAAAGACAGAGTCCCCCCCCGGGGACAATGACACGGATCCGGATGGAGataggttggggggggggctggaaaaCAACAGGGAAAAGGATCAGCCCGTCCCAGTTCCCTCTCCCTAaacccccccagtacccccccccatgcactgcacccccaaatccttcctaTTTCCCCCCACTTATCTGCCCCCCACATCCCTCCaatccccccccgtcccccaccCCTCTAATGCCCCCCCACAGCCCTCGAATGATCCCTACGTCCCTtcagtgcccccccacccctccagtgACCCCTATATCCCTccagtgcccccccatccctccaaTGCCCCCCCCATTCCCCTAGATCCCCCCACACCTCTAATGACCCCCTATATCCCTCCAATACCCTCCCACacgccccccccatccctccaacGGCCCCCCAACACTCTAATGCCCCCCCCAACACTCTGACCCCCCCTACATGCCCCCCACTCCTCCATTGACCCCTCCATGCCTCCATACCCCCCCTCATGCCCCCGCCCGTACtgtcccccccatatccccctgTATCTCCCTccctcacagcccccccagctccaacACCTCCCTCtcgcccccccaaccccctgcacctcccccccccaaagctccccccacccccgaccccccctttcccccctcccggcccggccgcggcctgTGTTTACCTCCCGCTCCCCACACCGCCTCCACGGCCCGGACACACCGGAAACGGAAGCGCCCGACGACGCCCCGCCCTCCGCCTCCTGCCGTACAACATGGCGACCCCCTTCGCCCTGCGTCGCCCCACgtctccgccgcccgcccggtgCCCGGAGGCCTCAGACCGGGCGCAGAGGAGAGTTCCAGAAACCGAGGAGCCCCCGCGCTCGGTCTGATCCCGCTTCTCCTCAGGGTGTGGCGGGGAaagggcggagggggggggcgggagaggccgccgccatcttgtgtTACGGCGCCGCCGCGCCTCAAGATGGCGGCCGCGGCGTGGAACCCCCGTGAAAGGCGGGCGGAGGCCGAAATGGGGCCTGTAGGTCCCTATGGGCGCCTATAGACACGTGTGTGCGCACAGACACCCCCTACGGACACACGGGCAGCTGTATGtacacacatgtatgtgtacACAGCCCCTGGGGCATGGCTATAGGGGCTACATGCGTGTACACGTGtgtgggtgcgtgtgtgtgtgtacccacacacgcgtgtgcacacacgTATAAACTCACCTGTACGTATGTAGACGTATACATAGTCACAGCAGACTtacgtacacacacatacatgcacacagatGTATATAAACGTGTATATACACAcctatacacatgtatatatgttGATATGCACATAGAGACACTCATGCACACGTACGTACACACATATAGGCACATATCTACACACCaagcacacatatgcacacacagacacacccaTATACTCATATATAAGCtcacaaatgcacacacatactATACGTGCACATATATACGCACCCACATCCATGCAcgtatatgtgcacacacacgtatACACACATTTATACTCACCTATACACATGTATGCACATATATTCATACTCCTATGCACATATAggcatgtatgcacacacataaacacacccCATGCACATGTATGCACATATAAGTACATATATACTAACCCATATACATATATTCCCCCcatatgcacatatacacacacgtatgtaCTCGTCTAAACACACGGATACACGTATGTTCACACCCATACACacgtatgtgcacacacacatatatatctgcCCACACACACGTATACACACACGTATGGACCCTcatacacacacgtgcacacatacacacaaacacccccccaTACATGTGGAGACACGTATGTTCACACCCACAGAGACCCCTATACGCACCCCAATtttgggggctgtgtgtgtgaaaACATTCCCCCCGGAGCATTTTGGGGTGACTTTGGGGGATTTTCAACCCGTGCTGAAGGAAACGGGGCCACAAGGTGGGATTGAGTCAtttgggggtgaaaaaaaaatcccccatttTTTCCTCTAGGATGTTGGTTTGGGGAGATTTAGACCCAAAAATCGGGGTCTGCTCTTCCCTTCACGGCATCAACGTGAGACTGTGGGGGCtggaaaattggggggggggggggggaacggaaaATAACCTGAGGTTTGATCCCACTTTGGGGTTATATTCTATTAATTAAATCCTCGATAAAATTCTATAAAAGGGAGAGGGGTCCATCCCTCTGGGCTTTGGGGGTGCAAAGTGATGGAGAAACTTttggggacacacccccccccccccaaaacactccCCCCAGTCCCACTCTGAGGGGCTGAAGTGGGGGGTTCCCCCCCATTTTCCTTGTGGATTAGGATAGGGGGAGGTTTcgcatcccccccaaaccccactttTCCCCCCAAGTATGGGGTCTGCAGGAGTTCTGGTGGGGGTGCAAAGctgctcagggaccccccccccagcccccccaaatccaccccccAGCCGGCAGCTGAAggtttgtactggttttgggTGGGATGGGGTTAATTTTCTCCCGGTGGTTGCCGAGTTTCCCAGCTGGTATGAGAGGAATGTCAATAacgcatattgttttagttgttgctaggcgatgtttatactattcaaggaCACTTTTCCAGCTTCCTATGGAAACTGAGAGCAGAAAGGACCCAACAACGGGgcggccaatggaatattccgttCCAGGGACGTCACCTTCCGTATataaaggggtgggggggggggttggctccggggaggtgggggggcggAAGGTGGGGGGACAGGAATCAGGGATCGGTGCTGGGAAACGGCTGTGGTGAGAACAACTTGTTTCGTTTTACTTTCTCGATTCTTTTTCccattataattattatttatttttttttttaatttattttctcttcccttcctgttATTCtgaactctctttatctcaacccaccagttgtttctttgcatttttctccctatccccctggggggggggggcagtgaccAGTTTCCAGGTCCCAGTTGCCCGCTGGGATTcgaccctccccccccctccccccactccTGGGTGTGTTTCAGCTCTTGATTAATAATTAATAACTAATTAggaatattccccccccccccccgccatagaCCCACCGCTCCACCAGCTGCCAGGAGGAAAGttaaccccatcccagcccaaaccaggacaaaattAATCCCAAATCAGACCCCCCCCAGACCTTCCTCAGCACCCCGttgattatttcttatttttttcccccaaatccatGTTTTTTAAGGAGAAATCCTAAAACCCCAGAGGAAAGCAGGGTGGTGGCTTTTGGGGTCGTCCCTTTCTCCCAGTTTCGGTTGGGGCAGGATTAATTTTCTCCCCAGTGTTTCCGAGGGGGGATGGAAGGGACGTCCATAACGCGTATTGGTGGAGTCGTTGCTGGGCGATGTTTATATTATTTAAGCCCAGAGAACAAGGGAACGGCCAATGGGATATTTTGTCCTACAGATGTCCTGCTCAGGATAAAAATGGGGGCAAATTGAGAAATTAATtcactgggggggggtggggtgagagTGATTTGTGgtttattaatattatatattccTTTAccataataattataattatccCATTATTCTTCTATCAAACtctctttatttcaacccatgagttttatttttcccctccttttctccctcttctccctcctcttctggtggggaaggagaagaaccGTGTGGTCCTTCAACACCCACACCCCTTTAGGGTTGTCCCCTGTTGGGGTTGTCACCCCCCCAGGGTTGTCCCCACGGAGGTGACGGCCATGGAGGACGCTGCTGCGCCTCTCGTCCCGCTCCCCACGGCCTGCGCTGGGGACACCGGGAAGAGGAACGGGGACAGCGTGGTCCCAGCGGGTGAgaggccccggggctggggatgAGGCGGGGGGTGGGACGGTGGCTGAGGGGTGGCTTTGGTGGGGACAAGGGTCTAGGGACATGTGGGGGTGCTTTGGCCCTACGTAGGGTCCTTGTGCTGTGTCAGGTCCCCAAACCTTCTCCCAGGGTGACCCCAAACCTTCTGCCACCGTGTCCCAATCCTTTCTCCCACCACGGTGTCCCTGTCCCTTTCTCCCACCGTGTCCCCATCCATTTTGCCACCTTCTACCgccatgtccccatgccctctGCCATGTCTCCCCAGTGACCCCCATCCCTTCTCACCCCATGGCCCCAACTCTTCTCCCACCACatcccatcccttctcccacAGTGTCCCCAGGCTTTTTCCCACTATGTTcccctctcttctcccaccaCATCCCCATCCTttgtcccaccatgtccccaaaCCTTCTCAAGGTCCCTTCTGCCTTCGAACCTTGATCCTCTGCTGGGACCATCTTGGTTGaccctctgcctgtccccactcCATGTGAACCCTCTCCCAGCTGGAAAGGTCTCCTGGGGATCTTCTCTCTCCCCAACAGATTTGGGGTCAACCAACACGGAGGAACACCAGGAGGATGCTCCTGAGCAGGAGGATGAACCGGTGGAACCCCCAACCTCCAGCCAGGCCCCAAGGACCCATCATGGGGGATCCCTGCTCCCAGGGGACTCCGGGAGGGAAGAGGCACCTAACACCTGCCGGGAATGTGGGAAGATCTTCCGTCAACGCTCGGCCTTGGTCAACCACCATCGGATCCACACGGGCGAACGCCCCTTCAGCTGCCAGGACTGCGGGCGCCGCTTCAACCGTCGCTCCAACCTCAACACCCACCGAAGGATCCACACCGGAGAGACACCCTTCACGTGTCCGGATTGTGGGAAGAGCTACCACGACAGCTCCAACCTCCGGCGCCATCAGAAGACACACACGGATGAGCGGCCCTACCGGTGTGAGGAATGTGGGAAGAGCTTCAAGAACAGGTCCACCTTGACCATCCACCACCGCGTCCACTCGGGGGAGAAGCCCTACAAGTGCCCCGAGTGCCCCAAGAGCTTCAAGATCAGTGCAGAGCTGATGCGCCACGGGCGGGTCCACAGCAGTGAGAGGCCCTTCAAGTGCTCTGAGTGTCAGAAGAGCTTCAAGACCAGTCCAGAGCTGGTCCAGCACTGGAGGAGCCACACCGGCGAGAGGCcctaccagtgctcccagtgccacaaGAGCTTCAAGACCACCTCGGCACTGGTGCAGCATCGGCGGACCCACGCCAGCGAGTGACCCCATGATTGCTCCCAATGCTGGCCGCGATTTGCCAACAACACAGCATGGACGGACACGTGCCGTCAAACACCATCATCCCTCCCCGACCCTTGGGAAGAGCTTCTCCAACCATCCCAGGATCATCAAGCACCAATGGATGGACATTGGTGGGAGCGATGAACGTAGCCCTGACTGCAGCGGAGGCTTCAACCATCACTCCAACCACCACCTGGAGCACAAACCCTACATTTGCCCAATTTGCCCCAAAAGCTTCACCTCCAGCATCTAACTCATCCAGCGTTGGAAGACCCATATCAAGGAGAAGCCTCAGGGTTGCGGGAAGAGTTTTCAGCTCCACTCTCATCTCATCTCCCATCACAAAAACCAGCAGCTGAAGATGGGGACCACCACAGCAGGGACCAGCCCCCTCCTGGTGGCATCTCAGACACATCCTGGTGGTCTCTGGTGGTGGCACCAAGAGGTAACCAACCCATCCACACGCATCCCACCagtactgtttttctttcctgacgTGTTTTTATACAGAATGTGGGTTTTGGGGGAATGATTTCTAAAAAAGCCACCCCCATCCTCTGTTTTTTTGCCTTAGATTCaagatggagggaggggagacCCACGAGCTTCACCCaagaaaagagaaatcacagtAAAATGAGGTGTTTCTCAATGTCTCAGTTGAATTTCTTTTCGTTTTCAACCCTATTTAGGATCTTTTTAAGGGATGGGGCTGGATCGAAAGAAAATTACGTCCAAAATAAAACCTTTGTGTGTTGGCCTCGTGTGAGTATCTCTGTGGTGGGGATgaagcgggggctgtgtgggtggAAAAGTCTTTCTTGGATGGGAAAATGCAAAAATTTCCCCAATTTTGGGTGATCCAGGAGCATCTTCtgcacccagagggtgtgagATCCCCCAGGAGTCGGCCGttgggtggtggggctggggtggagaCCCTGGAGCTGGGTCTTTAGTGgtagagtaggttgttccctgagcacccagacccctgagctggaagacaggggtAAAGAGCAGATTGAAGttcaaagggagatggtgagggaccttcCCCACCACCTGGACACACACAAGTCTacggggccggatgggatccacacgagggtgctgagggagctggtggaggtgctcaccaagccactttccatcacttACCAGCCGTTCTGGCAAATTGGCAAGGCCCCAAGGGACTGGAGGTTGGCAAATCATAgactcatggaatggtttgggttggaagggaccttaaagcccatccagtgccaccccgtgccctgggcaaggacacctcccaccagcccaggttgctcaaagccccgtccaacctggccttgaacacctccagggatggggcagccacagcttctctgggcaacctgggccaggctctcaccaccctcacagcaaagaacttctgccccacatctcagctcaatctcccctctttcagtttaaaacccttccccctcatcccatggctcccctccctgatcaagagtccctccccagctttcctggagcccctttagggactggaagggtctttaaagtctccccggagccttctcttctccaggctgaaccccccaactctctcagcctgtcctcacagcagaggggctccagccctcccagcatctccatggcctcctctggccctgctccattGTCACTCATCCTGAGTCCCATCATGGGGCAtgtgaaggacaaccaggccaTGAGGCCCACTTCATGAAAGGCAGattcctgcttgacaaacctgatctccttctatggtGACCCGCtcggtggatgagggaaaggctgtggatgttatttacctggACTTTGA
It encodes the following:
- the LOC141476171 gene encoding uncharacterized protein produces the protein MEDAAAPLVPLPTACAGDTGKRNGDSVVPADLGSTNTEEHQEDAPEQEDEPVEPPTSSQAPRTHHGGSLLPGDSGREEAPNTCRECGKIFRQRSALVNHHRIHTGERPFSCQDCGRRFNRRSNLNTHRRIHTGETPFTCPDCGKSYHDSSNLRRHQKTHTDERPYRCEECGKSFKNRSTLTIHHRVHSGEKPYKCPECPKSFKISAELMRHGRVHSSERPFKCSECQKSFKTSPELVQHWRSHTGERPYQCSQCHKSFKTTSALVQHRRTHASE